One genomic window of Cupriavidus oxalaticus includes the following:
- a CDS encoding PA2169 family four-helix-bundle protein, which produces MGDNQQQTVLALNQLIEAGKDSELACMSGAGEVRDAQLRDILTATADTYRASVKELQSMVSAMGGRPTDRGTMNGTLFRGWMAFRHMLQPNNDDAVLGMCEHEEDAARREYQSVMMKTLPPDASATLQRQYDALKRQHERIHAMRGMQVH; this is translated from the coding sequence ATGGGCGACAACCAGCAACAAACTGTCTTGGCGCTGAACCAGCTGATCGAAGCTGGCAAGGACAGCGAACTGGCCTGCATGAGCGGTGCCGGTGAAGTGCGCGATGCACAGCTTCGCGACATCCTGACCGCTACGGCGGACACCTACCGGGCGTCGGTGAAGGAATTGCAATCGATGGTCAGTGCCATGGGCGGCCGGCCGACCGACCGGGGCACCATGAATGGCACGCTGTTCCGTGGCTGGATGGCGTTCCGTCACATGCTGCAGCCAAACAACGACGACGCCGTGCTGGGAATGTGCGAGCACGAGGAAGATGCCGCCAGGCGCGAGTATCAGTCCGTCATGATGAAGACACTGCCACCCGATGCCAGCGCGACACTTCAGCGCCAATATGACGCGTTGAAGCGGCAGCATGAGCGGATACATGCCATGCGCGGCATGCAGGTTCATTGA
- a CDS encoding UPF0182 family membrane protein, with product MRSPAMDATRLRRPATWVVAVIVALVAAGRVSDLIVDWLWFTSVGYAGVFRTIFSTQAVLLLAVFGVSAGAIWVSGWLAHRCARQAQAWTPEARGEPVGEMAMRLPWRAAIAGVAVFVGLLMAVGELSSWDTALRYINQVPFGKSDPIFGKDIGFYFFSLPAYLALRNWLLLLLGCCAVIAGAVYGLRGDIALVQPPRGLSAAAAIHAAALLGLFFALQAWSYWLDRYLLLYGDNGVVVGASYTDIHVGLPVLWLQCSLSAAAAAASWAYLRWRDYRVPAAGAILVAGSAFLLGTVYPALFQRFYVKPNELQLETPYLEHNIALTREAYGVTQIEAKPFPVEQSLNLASLQANRPTIDNIRLWDLQPLRDTYAQLQEIRTYYKFLATDIDRYQLDAGYQQVMLSARELEPALIPPNAQTWVNLHLLFTHGNGVVMSPVTEKSAEGLPLLYLHDIPPLSDGGPVIHEPRLYFGEGGKGYVIVNGSVPEFDYPKGKDNVYTAYRGRDGIDVGSLARRVLFAWQLDDPNILLSGYITPQSRILLHRNIRDRVRTIAPFLILDRDPYIVASDGRLYWIQDAYTTSRWFPYSQPGTGDGDNYIRNAVKVVIDAYNGTVDFYVSDPADPILRVYQRIFPGMFRPLGAMPRDLQRHIRYPEDLFLVQAQIYRAYHMEAAEVFYNREDLWEFPRQLSGMSAGNTPAERMMPYYMILRLPEEASAEFVLMLPMVPSQRENMIAWLAARSDPPNYGKLVAYTFPKEKLVYGPFQIEARIQQNTEISQQISLWNQMGSRVIRGHLQVVPIENSILYVSPLYLRAESGQLPELKRVIAAYGDRVAMEDTLGAALAALFGGSAPVAIFEQGAANTRAREALAHYDRAIERLKAGDWAGFGAELDALRPLLEALGGGGADRQR from the coding sequence ATGCGCTCGCCAGCGATGGATGCCACGCGCCTGAGACGCCCCGCGACCTGGGTAGTGGCCGTCATCGTCGCGCTGGTCGCTGCCGGGCGCGTCAGCGACCTCATCGTTGACTGGCTGTGGTTTACCTCCGTTGGCTACGCCGGGGTTTTCCGCACCATATTCTCGACCCAGGCGGTGCTGTTGCTTGCCGTCTTCGGCGTGTCGGCGGGTGCGATCTGGGTATCGGGCTGGCTGGCGCACCGCTGCGCGAGGCAGGCGCAGGCCTGGACGCCGGAGGCCCGGGGCGAACCGGTCGGCGAGATGGCGATGCGCCTGCCCTGGCGCGCCGCCATTGCCGGCGTTGCCGTCTTTGTAGGGCTGCTGATGGCCGTCGGAGAGCTGTCGAGCTGGGACACTGCGCTGCGCTACATCAATCAGGTTCCATTCGGAAAGTCCGATCCGATCTTCGGCAAGGACATCGGCTTCTACTTCTTCTCGCTGCCTGCGTATCTGGCACTCAGGAACTGGCTGCTCCTGCTGCTGGGCTGCTGCGCAGTGATTGCCGGCGCGGTCTATGGGTTGCGCGGCGATATCGCGCTGGTCCAGCCGCCGCGCGGGCTTTCAGCGGCGGCCGCTATCCATGCTGCCGCGTTGCTGGGCTTGTTCTTCGCGTTGCAGGCGTGGTCCTACTGGCTTGACCGCTACCTTCTTCTCTATGGCGACAACGGCGTCGTGGTCGGCGCGAGCTATACCGACATCCATGTGGGGCTGCCGGTCCTGTGGCTGCAGTGCAGCCTGTCTGCCGCGGCTGCCGCCGCTTCATGGGCCTATCTGCGCTGGCGGGACTACCGGGTGCCTGCGGCCGGGGCAATCCTGGTGGCCGGCAGCGCGTTCCTGCTCGGCACGGTCTATCCGGCGCTGTTCCAGCGATTCTATGTCAAGCCCAACGAACTGCAACTGGAGACGCCGTACCTCGAACACAATATCGCGCTGACACGTGAGGCCTATGGCGTAACGCAGATCGAGGCAAAGCCGTTCCCGGTCGAACAGAGCCTGAATCTTGCCTCACTCCAGGCCAATCGCCCGACCATCGACAATATCCGTCTGTGGGACCTGCAGCCGCTGCGCGATACCTATGCGCAGCTGCAGGAGATCAGGACCTATTACAAGTTCCTCGCGACGGATATCGACCGCTACCAACTCGACGCCGGTTACCAGCAGGTCATGCTGTCGGCGCGGGAGCTGGAGCCGGCGCTGATCCCGCCCAATGCCCAGACCTGGGTGAACCTGCATCTCTTGTTCACCCATGGCAATGGCGTGGTCATGTCGCCGGTCACCGAGAAATCCGCCGAAGGCCTGCCCTTGCTCTATCTGCATGACATTCCACCGCTCTCCGACGGCGGCCCGGTCATCCACGAGCCGCGCCTCTACTTCGGAGAAGGCGGCAAAGGCTATGTCATCGTCAACGGCAGTGTGCCCGAGTTCGACTACCCCAAGGGCAAGGACAACGTCTATACGGCCTACCGCGGGCGCGACGGCATCGACGTCGGCAGCCTGGCGCGCCGGGTCCTGTTTGCCTGGCAGCTCGACGATCCCAATATCCTGCTGAGCGGCTACATCACGCCGCAGAGCCGCATCCTGCTCCATCGCAACATCCGGGACCGGGTGCGCACGATTGCCCCGTTCCTCATCCTCGACCGCGACCCCTATATCGTGGCAAGCGACGGGCGCCTTTACTGGATCCAGGACGCCTACACCACCAGCCGCTGGTTCCCTTACTCGCAGCCTGGCACCGGCGACGGCGACAACTACATTCGCAACGCAGTCAAGGTAGTGATCGATGCCTACAACGGCACGGTGGACTTCTACGTCAGCGACCCCGCTGATCCAATCCTGCGGGTGTACCAGCGCATCTTCCCGGGCATGTTCAGGCCGCTGGGCGCAATGCCGCGGGACCTGCAGCGGCATATCCGCTACCCGGAAGACCTGTTCCTGGTCCAGGCGCAGATCTACCGCGCCTACCACATGGAAGCGGCGGAAGTCTTCTATAACCGCGAGGATCTCTGGGAGTTCCCGCGCCAGTTGTCGGGCATGAGCGCAGGGAACACGCCCGCCGAGCGGATGATGCCCTACTACATGATCCTGCGGCTGCCTGAGGAAGCGAGCGCCGAGTTCGTGCTCATGCTGCCGATGGTGCCCAGCCAGCGCGAGAACATGATCGCGTGGCTCGCGGCGCGCTCCGATCCGCCCAACTACGGCAAGCTTGTCGCCTACACCTTCCCCAAGGAGAAGCTGGTCTACGGGCCGTTCCAGATCGAGGCGCGCATCCAGCAGAATACCGAGATCTCGCAGCAGATTTCGCTGTGGAACCAGATGGGCTCGCGCGTCATCCGCGGCCATCTGCAGGTCGTGCCGATCGAGAATTCCATCCTCTATGTCTCGCCGCTCTACCTGCGCGCGGAGTCCGGCCAGTTACCCGAACTGAAGCGGGTGATCGCCGCCTATGGTGATCGCGTGGCCATGGAGGACACCCTGGGCGCGGCCCTTGCGGCCCTTTTCGGGGGATCCGCCCCGGTGGCGATATTTGAGCAGGGCGCTGCGAACACCCGTGCGCGCGAGGCACTCGCGCACTATGACCGCGCCATCGAGCGCCTGAAAGCAGGGGACTGGGCCGGCTTCGGCGCGGAACTCGATGCCTTGCGGCCGCTGCTTGAGGCGCTCGGGGGCGGGGGTGCCGACAGGCAAAGGTGA
- a CDS encoding TRAP transporter large permease subunit, whose protein sequence is MEHTAETLDRPASTPSTASARWSRVLACVVEVPAALIVVAETLILGGGAFARYALHAPLPWTEELAGILFLWLAMLGAIIALQRSAHMQLTTFISKLPPHRRAWLDACGMWMVVAFLLLLVRPAWEHLVEHVDVLTPTLEVSEAWRAGAVLAGTVLMLVTAAIRLLETASRRQVALSGLLVGLGAGALWLLSPVLLGLGNANLVIFFLLMLVGCVAIGVPIAFAFGLSTLCYLALSTTTPLSIMPNRMQEGMSHLILLAVPLFIFLGGLIEMTGLARAMIQFLVSLIGHVRGGLQYVLLGAMYIVSGISGSKAADMAAVAPALFPEMKQSGAKDGDLIGLLSASGAMSETIPPSIVLITVGSVTGVSITSLFIGGLMPALVGLAMMALVVWWQTRKEDRGGMVRPSSRTLLRLLVVALPALALPVIIRTAVVEGVATATEVSTIGIFYTVLAGLLVYRQFELRRIYPILLDTAALSGAILLIVGCATTMAWALTQSGFAEDLVSIMSAVPGGKTGFLLVSALAFVILGSLLEGIPAIVLFGPLLFPIARLVGVHEVHYAMVVIFAMGLGLFAPPFGVGFYAACAIGRVSPDVAMPRVWPHMAALCIALLLLTLVPWFSIGFL, encoded by the coding sequence ATGGAGCACACCGCCGAGACCCTGGACCGGCCCGCCAGTACCCCCTCCACGGCCAGCGCACGCTGGAGCCGCGTCCTGGCCTGCGTGGTCGAGGTTCCGGCCGCGCTGATCGTCGTGGCCGAGACCCTGATCCTCGGGGGCGGCGCGTTTGCGCGTTATGCCTTGCATGCGCCGCTGCCCTGGACGGAGGAACTCGCCGGCATCCTGTTCCTGTGGCTGGCGATGCTCGGCGCCATCATTGCCCTGCAGCGCAGCGCGCATATGCAGCTCACCACCTTCATCAGCAAGCTGCCGCCGCACCGGCGCGCATGGCTGGATGCCTGTGGCATGTGGATGGTGGTGGCGTTCCTGTTGCTGCTGGTGCGGCCGGCTTGGGAACATCTCGTCGAACACGTGGACGTGCTGACGCCGACCCTGGAGGTCAGCGAAGCCTGGCGCGCCGGGGCGGTGCTCGCCGGCACCGTGCTGATGCTCGTGACCGCCGCGATCCGCCTGCTGGAGACCGCAAGCCGCAGGCAGGTGGCCCTCAGTGGCCTGCTGGTCGGGCTAGGCGCTGGCGCGTTGTGGCTGCTCTCGCCGGTGCTGTTGGGACTGGGCAACGCCAACCTGGTGATTTTCTTCCTGCTGATGCTGGTTGGCTGCGTTGCCATCGGCGTGCCCATTGCCTTCGCTTTCGGGCTCTCCACGCTGTGCTACCTGGCGCTGTCCACGACCACGCCGCTGTCCATCATGCCGAACCGCATGCAGGAGGGCATGTCACACCTGATCCTGCTGGCGGTCCCGCTGTTCATCTTCCTCGGCGGGCTGATCGAGATGACGGGCCTGGCGCGCGCGATGATCCAGTTCCTGGTCAGCCTGATCGGGCACGTACGCGGCGGCCTGCAGTATGTGCTGCTTGGGGCGATGTACATCGTCTCGGGCATCTCCGGTTCAAAAGCTGCCGATATGGCGGCGGTCGCGCCGGCGCTGTTCCCGGAGATGAAGCAGAGCGGCGCGAAGGATGGCGACCTGATCGGCCTGCTGTCGGCGTCCGGTGCGATGTCGGAAACGATTCCACCCAGCATCGTGCTGATCACGGTGGGGTCGGTCACGGGCGTGTCGATCACCTCGCTATTCATCGGCGGGTTGATGCCGGCGCTGGTCGGCCTGGCGATGATGGCACTGGTGGTCTGGTGGCAGACGCGCAAGGAGGACAGGGGCGGCATGGTGCGGCCATCGAGCAGGACGTTGCTGAGATTGCTGGTGGTGGCCCTGCCGGCGCTGGCGCTGCCGGTCATCATTCGCACGGCGGTGGTGGAGGGCGTGGCCACTGCCACCGAGGTATCGACCATCGGCATCTTCTATACGGTGCTGGCCGGCTTGCTGGTGTACCGGCAGTTCGAACTCCGGCGCATTTATCCGATCCTGCTCGATACCGCGGCGTTGTCCGGTGCGATCCTGCTGATCGTGGGCTGTGCCACCACCATGGCGTGGGCACTGACGCAGTCCGGGTTTGCGGAGGACCTGGTCAGCATCATGTCCGCTGTGCCGGGCGGAAAGACTGGCTTCCTGCTGGTGTCGGCGCTGGCTTTTGTGATCTTGGGCAGTTTGCTGGAAGGCATCCCGGCCATCGTGCTGTTCGGGCCGTTGCTGTTTCCGATTGCCAGGCTGGTCGGCGTGCATGAGGTGCACTACGCCATGGTGGTGATCTTCGCCATGGGGCTGGGCTTGTTCGCGCCGCCGTTCGGCGTGGGCTTCTATGCCGCCTGCGCCATCGGGCGCGTGTCGCCGGACGTTGCCATGCCGCGCGTGTGGCCGCATATGGCGGCGTTGTGCATTGCGCTGTTGCTGCTGACGCTGGTGCCGTGGTTCTCGATTGGGTTCCTGTAA
- a CDS encoding TRAP transporter substrate-binding protein: MAHRFTRRQFGALAAGGLALALPARNAFAQNATIRLKYGTAFPADHPGTLRIKEAAEAIRQDTGGKVDLQVYPNSQLGSEPDMVSQVLAGAIDFMSTASTNLQTRVPAASINGVAFAFKDYAAVWAAMDGGLGAYVRGALGKVNLHVFEKCLDNGYRNITSATRPVNTPADLKGFKIRVPAIPLWVSMFRMLGAAPTVIPFADLYSALQTRVVDGQETPLSLIRSGKLYEVQKFCSMTAHTWDGHFIFGNARKFQALPREVQALLTTRFTTAALKQREDIARLDVEAQAEMTRLGIKFNRPDPAPFRKLLRDAGFYAEWRKKFGDEAWQMLEKYTGPLV; encoded by the coding sequence ATGGCCCATCGGTTCACTCGCCGGCAGTTCGGCGCACTCGCCGCCGGCGGACTGGCGCTGGCATTGCCCGCGCGCAACGCGTTCGCCCAGAACGCCACCATCAGGCTGAAGTACGGCACGGCCTTCCCGGCCGACCATCCGGGCACGCTTCGCATCAAGGAGGCCGCCGAGGCCATTCGCCAGGACACCGGCGGCAAGGTCGACCTGCAGGTCTATCCCAATAGCCAGCTGGGCAGCGAGCCGGACATGGTCTCCCAGGTCCTCGCCGGTGCCATCGACTTCATGTCCACGGCCAGCACCAACCTGCAGACACGTGTCCCGGCCGCCAGCATCAACGGTGTGGCCTTTGCCTTCAAGGACTACGCCGCGGTGTGGGCCGCGATGGACGGCGGACTGGGCGCCTATGTCCGGGGCGCGCTGGGCAAGGTGAACCTGCACGTGTTCGAGAAGTGCCTCGACAACGGCTATCGCAACATCACCTCCGCTACCCGCCCGGTGAACACGCCAGCGGACCTGAAGGGGTTCAAGATCCGCGTCCCGGCGATCCCGCTGTGGGTCTCGATGTTCAGGATGCTGGGCGCGGCGCCGACGGTCATACCGTTCGCCGATCTCTATTCGGCGCTGCAGACACGCGTGGTGGATGGCCAGGAGACGCCGCTGTCGCTGATCCGCAGCGGCAAGCTGTATGAAGTGCAGAAGTTCTGCTCGATGACCGCGCATACCTGGGACGGCCACTTTATCTTCGGCAATGCCAGAAAATTCCAGGCACTGCCGCGCGAGGTGCAGGCTTTGCTGACGACGCGCTTCACCACCGCGGCGCTGAAGCAGCGCGAGGATATCGCGCGGCTCGACGTCGAAGCGCAGGCGGAGATGACCCGGCTTGGCATTAAGTTCAACCGGCCGGATCCGGCGCCGTTCCGCAAGCTGCTGCGGGACGCGGGCTTCTACGCCGAGTGGCGCAAGAAGTTTGGCGACGAGGCATGGCAGATGCTGGAAAAATACACCGGGCCGCTGGTCTGA
- a CDS encoding mannitol dehydrogenase family protein: MRLAQRTVCSADAAVQQPGYERSRLSRGVVHIGLGAFHRAHQALYTEAAIHDGDTRWGIVGVSLREPRMARALTAQDCLYAVIERQGAEATGRIVGALVQALYAPHALEQVIGAIADPAASVVTCTVTEKGYHRHPSTSDLDTSDPEIRHDLAHPEAPRSTLGVLAAGIRRRPFGAPLSIVCCDNMADNGDTLRKLLTQYASQADPALARRIHDEVALPNTMVDRIVPAATPTSLNWAQQRLGLRDEAAIVCEPFTQWVIEDRFAGARPAWEAGGALMTGDVRPFQAMKLRMLNGTHSAIAYAAQLCGIETVAGAMADPVLGAFARGVMEDLHATVTAPPEYDVARYGNALLCRLRNAAIAHHTAQIAMDGTQKVPVRWLPALRESLAAGIERPCLERALALWLHYLRCDTNERGEPLAASDPGAPPLAAALCGTDSNTEAVHRALAHGAVFGDAPWPQQFRRRLAAHLTVLRERGAAALLSFPATT; encoded by the coding sequence ATGAGGCTGGCGCAGCGTACCGTCTGCAGCGCCGACGCCGCCGTGCAACAGCCCGGCTACGAGCGCAGCCGTCTGTCGCGCGGCGTGGTGCATATCGGGCTCGGCGCCTTCCACCGCGCGCACCAGGCGCTGTACACCGAGGCAGCGATCCATGATGGCGACACGCGCTGGGGCATCGTGGGCGTCAGCTTGCGGGAACCGCGCATGGCGCGCGCGCTGACTGCGCAGGATTGCCTGTACGCGGTCATCGAGCGACAGGGTGCCGAGGCCACGGGGCGCATCGTGGGGGCGCTGGTGCAGGCCCTGTATGCGCCGCATGCACTGGAGCAGGTGATCGGCGCCATCGCCGATCCCGCCGCGTCGGTCGTAACCTGCACCGTGACTGAAAAAGGCTACCACCGGCATCCGTCGACATCCGACCTCGACACCAGCGATCCGGAAATCCGTCATGACCTGGCCCATCCCGAGGCGCCGCGCAGCACGCTCGGCGTGCTGGCGGCGGGGATACGCCGCCGGCCGTTCGGCGCGCCGCTGAGCATTGTCTGCTGCGACAACATGGCCGACAACGGCGACACGCTGCGCAAGCTGCTGACGCAGTACGCGTCGCAGGCCGATCCGGCGCTGGCCCGGCGTATCCACGATGAGGTGGCGCTGCCGAACACCATGGTCGACCGCATTGTGCCGGCCGCAACGCCAACGTCGCTGAACTGGGCGCAGCAGCGCCTCGGACTACGCGATGAAGCCGCCATTGTCTGCGAGCCGTTCACGCAATGGGTGATCGAAGACCGCTTCGCCGGAGCGCGGCCCGCGTGGGAGGCTGGCGGCGCGTTGATGACCGGTGATGTCCGGCCGTTCCAGGCCATGAAGCTGCGCATGCTGAACGGCACGCATTCGGCGATCGCCTATGCCGCGCAGTTGTGCGGCATAGAAACCGTGGCCGGGGCGATGGCCGATCCGGTCCTCGGTGCCTTCGCGCGCGGGGTGATGGAGGACCTGCATGCCACCGTCACCGCGCCGCCGGAGTACGACGTCGCCCGCTACGGCAATGCGTTGCTGTGCCGCCTGCGCAACGCGGCGATCGCGCATCACACCGCGCAGATTGCGATGGATGGCACGCAGAAGGTCCCGGTGCGCTGGCTGCCGGCCTTGCGCGAAAGCCTGGCCGCGGGCATCGAGCGGCCATGCCTGGAGCGTGCGCTGGCGCTGTGGCTCCACTATTTGCGCTGCGACACCAACGAGCGTGGCGAGCCGCTGGCCGCCAGCGATCCCGGTGCGCCGCCGCTTGCCGCAGCGCTGTGCGGCACGGACAGCAATACGGAAGCCGTGCACCGGGCCCTGGCGCACGGCGCCGTATTTGGCGACGCCCCGTGGCCGCAGCAGTTCCGGCGCCGGCTTGCCGCACACCTGACGGTATTGCGCGAGCGCGGCGCGGCAGCACTGCTGTCCTTCCCGGCCACAACTTGA
- the manD gene encoding D-mannonate dehydratase ManD, with amino-acid sequence MKIERIQTIVTCPGRNFVTVKVMTDQGVYGVGDATLNGRELAVSTYLDAHVIPCLIGRDPRCIEDIWQYLYRGAYWRRGPVTMTAIAAIDMALWDILGKLANMPVYLLLGGKSRQRLLVYGHANGRDHEEAVDAVHRHIEEGFKAIRVQSGVPGLSKVYGVGKQAGHYEPAEKGLPPEEPWDTALYLRHTPELFRKVRDAIGFGPHLLHDAHHRLTPIEAARLGKALEPFSLFWLEDATPAESQDAFRLIRQHTTTPLAVGEVFNSIWDCKDLIGNQLIDFIRTTIVHAGGITHVRRIADFAAMHQVRTGFHGATDLSPVCMAAAVNFGLWAPNFGIQELMPHNALTDEVFPHNYRFADGHLVMDEVPGLGVDIDEALAARYPYERAYLPVARLCDGAMWNW; translated from the coding sequence TTGAAGATCGAACGGATACAAACCATCGTCACCTGTCCGGGCCGCAACTTTGTCACGGTCAAGGTGATGACTGACCAGGGCGTCTACGGAGTTGGCGATGCCACGCTCAACGGCCGCGAGCTTGCGGTCAGCACCTACCTCGACGCGCATGTCATCCCCTGCCTCATCGGCCGCGACCCGCGCTGCATCGAAGACATCTGGCAATACCTGTATCGCGGCGCCTACTGGCGGCGCGGCCCCGTCACGATGACCGCGATCGCCGCGATCGACATGGCGCTGTGGGATATTCTCGGTAAGCTGGCGAACATGCCGGTGTACCTGTTGCTGGGCGGCAAGAGCCGGCAACGGCTGCTGGTCTACGGGCACGCCAACGGCCGCGACCACGAGGAAGCCGTCGATGCCGTCCACCGGCATATCGAGGAGGGCTTCAAGGCGATCCGTGTGCAATCCGGCGTGCCGGGACTCTCCAAGGTGTATGGCGTGGGCAAGCAAGCCGGCCACTATGAACCCGCGGAGAAGGGGCTCCCGCCGGAAGAACCGTGGGACACTGCCCTCTACCTGCGCCACACGCCGGAACTGTTCCGCAAGGTGCGCGATGCCATCGGCTTCGGGCCACACCTGCTGCATGATGCGCACCACCGGCTGACGCCGATCGAAGCGGCCCGCCTTGGCAAGGCACTCGAGCCGTTCAGCCTGTTCTGGCTGGAAGACGCCACGCCGGCCGAAAGCCAGGACGCCTTCCGCCTGATCCGCCAGCACACCACCACGCCGCTGGCGGTAGGAGAAGTCTTCAATTCGATCTGGGATTGCAAGGACCTCATCGGCAACCAGCTGATCGACTTCATCCGCACCACCATCGTCCATGCCGGCGGCATCACGCATGTGCGGCGCATCGCGGACTTCGCCGCGATGCACCAGGTGCGCACCGGATTCCACGGCGCCACCGACCTGTCGCCGGTGTGCATGGCGGCGGCGGTCAACTTCGGGCTGTGGGCGCCGAACTTCGGCATCCAGGAACTGATGCCGCACAACGCGCTGACCGACGAAGTGTTCCCGCACAACTATCGCTTTGCGGACGGCCATCTGGTCATGGACGAGGTGCCTGGACTTGGCGTCGACATCGACGAAGCGCTGGCCGCCAGGTACCCGTATGAGCGTGCCTACCTGCCTGTGGCAAGGCTATGCGATGGAGCGATGTGGAACTGGTAG